A genomic segment from Triticum dicoccoides isolate Atlit2015 ecotype Zavitan chromosome 1A, WEW_v2.0, whole genome shotgun sequence encodes:
- the LOC119284006 gene encoding UDP-glucose:2-hydroxyflavanone C-glucosyltransferase-like: MALAATPSSGDQGRGALHLVFIPSAGMGHLLPFSRFIGSLASQGNVDISVVTALPTVSEAESGHFAALFAAFPAIRRIDFNLLPLDDATLAGTDPFVLRWESLRRSAHLLGPLIAGATPRASALVTDVTLASQVIPIAKKELHLPCHILFISCATMLSFLAYFPTYLDGANADHLAGDVDIPGIGRIPVDYPPNVLRNPDSLFTKQFIANGREIAEVDGILVNTFDALEPEALAALRDGKVVPGFPPVYAVGPLKSSATDKEAAHGGASSPIAWLGEQPARSVVYVAFGNRNAAALDQIREIGAGLEASGSRFLWVVKTTVVDRDDTAELKDVLGDGYLERVQGRGLVTKEWVDQEAVLRHPAVGLYLSHCGWNSVTESAAYGVPMLAWPTLGDQRLIAKVIKSGGFGLWVEHWSWDGGEGSLVRGAEIAEKVKEVMGDEAVSARAREISLEATKAVAEGGSSHRSMQEFLATLS, translated from the coding sequence ATGGCTCTCGCGGCGACGCCGAGCTCCGGCGACCAGGGCAGAGGCGCACTGCATCTCGTCTTCATCCCGAGCGCCGGCATGGGCCACCTGCTCCCCTTCTCCCGCTTCATCGGCTCCCTCGCGAGCCAAGGCAACGTCGACATCTCCGTCGTGACCGCGCTGCCGACGGTCTCGGAGGCCGAGTCGGGGCACTTCGCCGCCCTCTTCGCCGCCTTCCCCGCCATCCGGCGCATCGACTTCAACCTCCTGCCGCTCGACGACGCCACCCTCGCCGGCACGGACCCCTTCGTCCTGAGGTGGGAGTCCCTGCGCCGCTCCGCCCACCTCCTCGGCCCGCTCATCGCCGGCGCCACGCCACGCGCGTCGGCCCTCGTCACCGACGTCACTCTGGCTTCCCAGGTCATCCCCATAGCCAAGAAGGAGCTGCACCTCCCGTGCCACATCCTCTTCATCTCCTGCGCGACCATGCTGTCCTTCCTCGCCTACTTCCCCACCTACCTCGACGGCGCCAACGCagaccacctcgccggcgacgtCGACATCCCCGGCATTGGACGCATCCCGGTCGATTACCCCCCGAACGTGCTGCGCAACCCCGACAGCCTCTTCACCAAGCAGTTCATCGCCAACGGCCGCGAGATCGCCGAAGTAGACGGCATTCTCGTCAACACCTTCGACGCCCTGGAGCCAGAGGCACTCGCCGCCCTGCGGGACGGCAAGGTCGTCCCCGGGTTCCCTCCGGTCTACGCGGTCGGCCCGCTCAAGTCGTCGGCCACGGACAAGGAGGCGGCACACGGCGGCGCCTCTTCACCCATTGCCTGGCTCGGAGAGCAGCCGGCGCGGTCGGTGGTGTACGTGGCCTTCGGCAACCGCAACGCGGCGGCGCTGGACCAGATCCGCGAGATCGGGGCCGGGCTGGAGGCGAGCGGCAGCCGGTTTCTGTGGGTggtgaagacgacggtggtggACCGCGACGACACAGCGGAGCTCAAGGACGTGCTGGGCGACGGGTACCTGGAGCGCGTGCAGGGGCGCGGGCTGGTGACCAAGGAGTGGGTGGACCAGGAGGCGGTCCTGCGGCACCCGGCCGTGGGGCTGTACCTGAGCCACTGCGGGTGGAACTCGGTGACGGAGTCGGCGGCGTACGGCGTGCCGATGCTGGCGTGGCCGACGCTGGGCGACCAGCGGCTGATCGCCAAGGTGATAAAGAGCGGCGGGTTCGGGCTGTGGGTGGAGCACTGGAGCTGGGACGGCGGGGAGGGCTCGCTGGTCCGCGGCGCGGAGAttgcggagaaggtgaaggaggtgaTGGGCGACGAGGCGGTCTCGGCGAGGGCCAGGGAGATCAGCCTGGAGGCGACCAAGGCCGTCGCCGAGGGCGGCTCCAGCCACCGGAGCATGCAGGAGTTCCTTGCCACGCTCAGCTGA